Proteins encoded in a region of the Natator depressus isolate rNatDep1 chromosome 23, rNatDep2.hap1, whole genome shotgun sequence genome:
- the DBP gene encoding D site-binding protein, with protein sequence MARPAAQLGATERLPNPLLSSPPLGVPGAGMVSLKSLLQGPIKSPERRPKDLTTCLAKEKERKMEEELGGARAGQCAYLGSLLWERTLPYSEIEYVDLDEFLLENGLPPSPAQPPFSPASQATSSPSSGIAVDLSRPASCTSSTCSSPAECPGSSDGDQCCAPAGPVTPASRNTPSPVDPEAVEVLMNFDPDPADLALSSVPGHETFDPRKHRFSDEELKPQPIMKKARKIQVPDEQKDEKYWNRRYKNNEAAKRSRDARRLKENQITVRAAFLEKENAVLRQEVASIRQELSRYRTILTKYESQHGTL encoded by the exons ATGGCCAGGCCAGCGGCCCAGCTGGGCGCCACGGAGCGGCTGCCGAACCCTTTGCTCTCCTCCCCGCCGCTGGGGGTGCCCGGGGCCGGCATGGTCAGCCTGAAGAGCCTCCTGCAGGGGCCCATCAAGAGCCCGGAGCGCAGGCCCAAGGACCTGACCACCT gcctggccaAGGAGAAGGAGCGGAAGATGGAGGAAGAGCTGGGGGGCGCACGGGCGGGACAGTGTGCCTACCTGGGCTCCCTGCTGTGGGAGCGCACCCTGCCCTACAGCGAGATCGAGTACGTGGACCTGGACGAGTTCCTGCTGGAGAacgggctcccccccagcccggcccagccGCCCTTCTCCCCGGCCAGCCAGGCCACCAGCTCGCCCTCCAGTGGCATCGCCGTCGACCTCAGCCGCCCGGCCTCCTGCACCTCCTCCACCTGCTCCTCGCCCGCCGAGTGCCCGGGCAGCAGCGACGGGGACCAGTGCTGTGCCCCTGCAG GTCCGGTGACCCCCGCCTCCCGGAACACGCCCAGCCCGGTGGACCCCGAGGCAGTGGAGGTGCTGATGAACTTTGACCCTGACCCCGCGGATCTGGCACTCTCCAGCGTCCCGGGGCATGAGACCTTCGACCCCCGGAAGCACCGGTTCTCGGATGAGGAGCTCAAACCGCAGCCGATCATGAAAAAGGCACGGAAAATCCAAGTGCCGGACGAGCAAAAG GATGAGAAGTACTGGAACCGGCGCTACAAGAACAATGAGGCGGCCAAGCGCTCGCGGGACGCCCGGCGCCTCAAGGAGAACCAGATCACGGTGCGGGCCGCCTTCCTGGAGAAGGAGAACGCCGTCCTGCGGCAGGAGGTGGCCAGCATCCGCCAGGAGCTCTCCCGCTACCGCACCATCCTCACCAAGTACGAGTCTCAGCACGGCACCTTGTAG
- the LOC141976227 gene encoding sulfotransferase 2A1-like isoform X6 — MAVPGPHSVLYEGMMLPALVHSTESLRYAQLGFQVRDRDIFSVTYPKSGTTWMQELLTLIHSNGDPQLAWSVPSWERVPWVEQTTAAGFLENRPCPRLISSHLPCGLVPTSLHGSNAKVIYTVRNPKDVCVSLYYYSKMASFLEFPEDFGEFVELFSTGKVLFGSWFQHVKGWLGLRDRLNFLLLTYEEMHQGSRATGRGISRWRRARHLTGSTRSKCRTWASDSHGTRPEGSPPPSSGQLQSVGTPRSVCVGT, encoded by the exons atgGCCGTCCCCGGCCCGCACTCGGTGCTGTACGAGGGGATGATGCTCCCGGCCCTGGTGCACAGCACGGAGAGCCTGAGGTACGCTCAGCTCGGCTTCCAGGTGCGAGACAGAGACATCTTCAGTGTCACATACCCCAAATCGG gcaccaCCTGGATGCAGGAGCTGCTGACCCTCATCCACAGCAACGGAGACCCCCAGCTGGCATGGTCGGTGCCCTCCTGGGAGCGGGTGCCCTGGGTTGAGCAGACCACGGCAGCTGGGTTCCTGGAGAACCGGCCCTGTCCGCGGCTCATCTCATCCCACCTGCCCTGCGGCCTCGTTCCGACCTCCCTCCACGGCTCCAACGCCAAG gtGATCTATACTGTGAGGAACCCCAAGGACGTCTGTGTCTCTCTCTATTATTACTCTAAAATGGCCTCGTTCCTGGAGTTCCCGGAAGATTTTGGGGAATTTGTGGAGCTCTTCAGCACAGGCAAAG TGCTGTTCGGCTCCTGGTTCCAGCACGTCAAGGGCTGGCTGGGCCTTAGGGACCGGCTCAACTTCCTActcctgacctatgaggaaatgcATCAG GGGTCCCGGGCGACTGGAAGGGGCATTTCACGGTGGCGCAGAGCCAGGCATTTGACCGGCTCTACCAGGAGCAAATGCAGGACGTGGGCGTCCGATTCCCATGGGACGAGGCCTGAGGGGTCACCGCCCCCCTCCTCCGGACAGCTACAGTCTGTGGGGACCCCTAGATCCGTGTGTGTGGGCACTTGA
- the LOC141976227 gene encoding sulfotransferase 2A1-like isoform X1, translated as MAVPGPHSVLYEGMMLPALVHSTESLRYAQLGFQVRDRDIFSVTYPKSGTTWMQELLTLIHSNGDPQLAWSVPSWERVPWVEQTTAAGFLENRPCPRLISSHLPCGLVPTSLHGSNAKVIYTVRNPKDVCVSLYYYSKMASFLEFPEDFGEFVELFSTGKVLFGSWFQHVKGWLGLRDRLNFLLLTYEEMHQDLRGSVERICQFLGKPLEARALDGVVENASFQAMKQNKMCNYSLVPENIMDQRGSRATGRGISRWRRARHLTGSTRSKCRTWASDSHGTRPEGSPPPSSGQLQSVGTPRSVCVGT; from the exons atgGCCGTCCCCGGCCCGCACTCGGTGCTGTACGAGGGGATGATGCTCCCGGCCCTGGTGCACAGCACGGAGAGCCTGAGGTACGCTCAGCTCGGCTTCCAGGTGCGAGACAGAGACATCTTCAGTGTCACATACCCCAAATCGG gcaccaCCTGGATGCAGGAGCTGCTGACCCTCATCCACAGCAACGGAGACCCCCAGCTGGCATGGTCGGTGCCCTCCTGGGAGCGGGTGCCCTGGGTTGAGCAGACCACGGCAGCTGGGTTCCTGGAGAACCGGCCCTGTCCGCGGCTCATCTCATCCCACCTGCCCTGCGGCCTCGTTCCGACCTCCCTCCACGGCTCCAACGCCAAG gtGATCTATACTGTGAGGAACCCCAAGGACGTCTGTGTCTCTCTCTATTATTACTCTAAAATGGCCTCGTTCCTGGAGTTCCCGGAAGATTTTGGGGAATTTGTGGAGCTCTTCAGCACAGGCAAAG TGCTGTTCGGCTCCTGGTTCCAGCACGTCAAGGGCTGGCTGGGCCTTAGGGACCGGCTCAACTTCCTActcctgacctatgaggaaatgcATCAG GACCTGCGGGGCAGCGTGGAGCGGATCTGCCAGTTCCTGGGCAAGCCGCTGGAGGCGCGGGCGCTGGACGGGGTGGTGGAGAACGCCTCCTTCCAGGCCATGAAGCAGAACAAGATGTGCAACTACAGCCTGGTGCCGGAGAACATCATGGACCAACGG GGGTCCCGGGCGACTGGAAGGGGCATTTCACGGTGGCGCAGAGCCAGGCATTTGACCGGCTCTACCAGGAGCAAATGCAGGACGTGGGCGTCCGATTCCCATGGGACGAGGCCTGAGGGGTCACCGCCCCCCTCCTCCGGACAGCTACAGTCTGTGGGGACCCCTAGATCCGTGTGTGTGGGCACTTGA
- the LOC141976227 gene encoding sulfotransferase 2B1-like isoform X5, with the protein MQELLTLIHSNGDPQLAWSVPSWERVPWVEQTTAAGFLENRPCPRLISSHLPCGLVPTSLHGSNAKVIYTVRNPKDVCVSLYYYSKMASFLEFPEDFGEFVELFSTGKVLFGSWFQHVKGWLGLRDRLNFLLLTYEEMHQDLRGSVERICQFLGKPLEARALDGVVENASFQAMKQNKMCNYSLVPENIMDQRGSRATGRGISRWRRARHLTGSTRSKCRTWASDSHGTRPEGSPPPSSGQLQSVGTPRSVCVGT; encoded by the exons ATGCAGGAGCTGCTGACCCTCATCCACAGCAACGGAGACCCCCAGCTGGCATGGTCGGTGCCCTCCTGGGAGCGGGTGCCCTGGGTTGAGCAGACCACGGCAGCTGGGTTCCTGGAGAACCGGCCCTGTCCGCGGCTCATCTCATCCCACCTGCCCTGCGGCCTCGTTCCGACCTCCCTCCACGGCTCCAACGCCAAG gtGATCTATACTGTGAGGAACCCCAAGGACGTCTGTGTCTCTCTCTATTATTACTCTAAAATGGCCTCGTTCCTGGAGTTCCCGGAAGATTTTGGGGAATTTGTGGAGCTCTTCAGCACAGGCAAAG TGCTGTTCGGCTCCTGGTTCCAGCACGTCAAGGGCTGGCTGGGCCTTAGGGACCGGCTCAACTTCCTActcctgacctatgaggaaatgcATCAG GACCTGCGGGGCAGCGTGGAGCGGATCTGCCAGTTCCTGGGCAAGCCGCTGGAGGCGCGGGCGCTGGACGGGGTGGTGGAGAACGCCTCCTTCCAGGCCATGAAGCAGAACAAGATGTGCAACTACAGCCTGGTGCCGGAGAACATCATGGACCAACGG GGGTCCCGGGCGACTGGAAGGGGCATTTCACGGTGGCGCAGAGCCAGGCATTTGACCGGCTCTACCAGGAGCAAATGCAGGACGTGGGCGTCCGATTCCCATGGGACGAGGCCTGAGGGGTCACCGCCCCCCTCCTCCGGACAGCTACAGTCTGTGGGGACCCCTAGATCCGTGTGTGTGGGCACTTGA
- the LOC141976227 gene encoding sulfotransferase 2A1-like isoform X4: MAVPGPHSVLYEGMMLPALVHSTESLRYAQLGFQVRDRDIFSVTYPKSGTTWMQELLTLIHSNGDPQLAWSVPSWERVPWVEQTTAAGFLENRPCPRLISSHLPCGLVPTSLHGSNAKVIYTVRNPKDVCVSLYYYSKMASFLEFPEDFGEFVELFSTGKVLFGSWFQHVKGWLGLRDRLNFLLLTYEEMHQISPPGPSTPVSRPVTGPAGQRGADLPVPGQAAGGAGAGRGGGERLLPGHEAEQDVQLQPGAGEHHGPTGQPLPEERGPGRLEGAFHGGAEPGI; encoded by the exons atgGCCGTCCCCGGCCCGCACTCGGTGCTGTACGAGGGGATGATGCTCCCGGCCCTGGTGCACAGCACGGAGAGCCTGAGGTACGCTCAGCTCGGCTTCCAGGTGCGAGACAGAGACATCTTCAGTGTCACATACCCCAAATCGG gcaccaCCTGGATGCAGGAGCTGCTGACCCTCATCCACAGCAACGGAGACCCCCAGCTGGCATGGTCGGTGCCCTCCTGGGAGCGGGTGCCCTGGGTTGAGCAGACCACGGCAGCTGGGTTCCTGGAGAACCGGCCCTGTCCGCGGCTCATCTCATCCCACCTGCCCTGCGGCCTCGTTCCGACCTCCCTCCACGGCTCCAACGCCAAG gtGATCTATACTGTGAGGAACCCCAAGGACGTCTGTGTCTCTCTCTATTATTACTCTAAAATGGCCTCGTTCCTGGAGTTCCCGGAAGATTTTGGGGAATTTGTGGAGCTCTTCAGCACAGGCAAAG TGCTGTTCGGCTCCTGGTTCCAGCACGTCAAGGGCTGGCTGGGCCTTAGGGACCGGCTCAACTTCCTActcctgacctatgaggaaatgcATCAG atcagCCCCCCAGGTCCATCCACCCCAGTGTCCCGCCCTGTGACAGGACCTGCGGGGCAGCGTGGAGCGGATCTGCCAGTTCCTGGGCAAGCCGCTGGAGGCGCGGGCGCTGGACGGGGTGGTGGAGAACGCCTCCTTCCAGGCCATGAAGCAGAACAAGATGTGCAACTACAGCCTGGTGCCGGAGAACATCATGGACCAACGGGTCAGCCCCTTCCTGAGGAAag GGGTCCCGGGCGACTGGAAGGGGCATTTCACGGTGGCGCAGAGCCAGGCATTTGA
- the SPHK2 gene encoding sphingosine kinase 2 isoform X1, with protein MNLALGPYGEGAETLLHGEFGAYPSKGSRYALSLTQMALHIQRLVPKPETDQRTVVPLAEVVGCHTLRSRAPTDRAAYFSVYAYPLKKRKVAVGLGRGRQRAARTFQVDGTDDYEKNQAVAEKWAAAIKCLVLGIPVSSETEIAPSLLPRPRRLLLLLNPFGGRGLALQWCQTHVLPMITEADISFNLIQTERPNHARELVKGINLAEWDGIVAISGDGLLYEVLNGLMERHDWEEAIKMPVGILPSGSGNALAGAINCNAGRLEQVLGLELLLNCTLLLCHAAVAPLDLVAITMASGARCFSCLSVAWGFVSDVDIESEKYRHMGAARFTLGTLVRLASMHTYRGRLSYLPATDATAHRPISRSITVAPNGRLPLQRLPLHRALSDMGLCEERHAFRGTEPAPVPCPSPGSPPPSSASVLPPPSFSFEPGPGELLAGGAGEARVGGPPDELLVPLGQPVPGSWMTVEDNFVLVLAIYQSHLGADLFTAPFARFDDGLIHLCFIKAGISRAALIRLFLAMEKGSHFEQECPHLVHVPVRAFRLEPLTRKGILTVDGERVEYGPIQGQVHQGLARLITGVNRLKIASG; from the exons CAGAGACGGACCAGCGCACCGTGGTGCCCCTGGCCGAGGTGGTGGGCTGCCACACGCTGCGCAGTCGGGCGCCGACTGACCGGGCGGCATACTTCTCGGTCTATGCCTACCCGCTGAAGAAGAGGAAGGTGGCAGTGGGGTTGGGGCGCGGGCGGCAGAGGGCGGCACGGACCTTCCAGGTGGATGGGACCGACGACTACGAGAAGAATCAAGCAGTGGCGGAGAAATGGGCGGCTGCCATCAAGTGCCTGGTGCTGGGCATCCCCGTCTCCAGCGAAACAG AGATCGCTCCCAGCCTCCTGCCGCGCCCGCGccggctgcttctgctgctgaaCCCATTCGGGGGCAGGGGCTTGGCCCTCCAGTGGTGCCAGACCCACGTGCTGCCCATGATCACGGAGGCGGACATCAGCTTTAACTTGATCCAGACAG AGAGGCCTAACCACGCCCGGGAGCTGGTGAAGGGCATCAACCTGGCAGAATGGGATGGGATCGTCGCCATCTCGGGGGATGGGCTCCTATATGAG GTTCTCAACGGGCTGATGGAGCGCCATGACTGGGAGGAGGCGATCAAGATGCCGGTTGGGATTTTACCGAGTGGTTCAGGGAACGCCTTAGCCGGAGCCATCAACTGTAACGCAGG caggctggagcaggtgctgggcctggagctgctgctgaacTGCACCCTGCTGCTGTGCCATGCAGCCGTGGCCCCACTGGACCTGGTGGCCATCACCATGGCCTCGGGCGCCCGCTGCTTCTCCTGCCTCAGCGTGGCCTGGGGCTTCGTCTCGGACGTGGACATCGAGAGCGAGAAGTACCGGCACATGGGTGCCGCCCGGTTCACGCTGGGCACCCTGGTGCGCCTGGCCTCCATGCACACCTACCGCGGGCGCCTCTCCTACCTGCCTGCCACCGATGCCACCGCCCACCGGCCTATCTCCCGCAGCATCACCGTGGCCCCCAACGGCCGCCTGCCCCTGCAGCGCCTGCCCCTGCATCGCGCCCTGTCCGACATGGGGTTGTGCGAGGAGCGCCACGCCTTCCGGGGGACCGAGCCAGCCCCCGTGCCCTGCCCCTCgcctggctccccgcccccctcctccgCCTCCGTCCTGCCCCCGCCCAGCTTCTCCTTCGAGCCCGGGCCAGGAGAGCTGCTGGCCGGCGGGGCAGGCGAGGCCCGGGTGGGCGGCCCCCCAGATGAGCTGCTGGTGCCGCTGGGGCAGCCGGTGCCCGGCTCCTGGATGACAGTGGAGGACAACTTTGTGCTGGTGCTGGCCATTTACCAGAGTCACCTGGGGGCTGACCTCTTCACCGCCCCCTTTGCCCGCTTCGACGACGGGCTCATCCACCTCTGCTTCATCAAAGCCGGCATCTCCCGCGCCGCCCTGATCCGCCTCTTCCTGGCCATGGAGAAGGGCAGCCACTTTGAGCAGGAGTGTCCCCACCTCGTCCATGTGCCCGTCCGGGCCTTCCGCCTGGAGCCCCTCACCCGCAAGGGCATCCTGACTGTGGACGGCGAGCGGGTGGAGTATGGCCCCATCCAGGGCCAGGTGCACCAGGGCCTCGCCAGACTCATCACCGGCGTCAATCGCCTCAAGATCGCCAGCGGCTAA
- the LOC141976227 gene encoding sulfotransferase 2B1-like isoform X2, translating into MAVPGPHSVLYEGMMLPALVHSTESLRYAQLGFQVRDRDIFSVTYPKSGTTWMQELLTLIHSNGDPQLAWSVPSWERVPWVEQTTAAGFLENRPCPRLISSHLPCGLVPTSLHGSNAKVIYTVRNPKDVCVSLYYYSKMASFLEFPEDFGEFVELFSTGKVLFGSWFQHVKGWLGLRDRLNFLLLTYEEMHQISPPGPSTPVSRPVTGPAGQRGADLPVPGQAAGGAGAGRGGGERLLPGHEAEQDVQLQPGAGEHHGPTGVPGDWKGHFTVAQSQAFDRLYQEQMQDVGVRFPWDEA; encoded by the exons atgGCCGTCCCCGGCCCGCACTCGGTGCTGTACGAGGGGATGATGCTCCCGGCCCTGGTGCACAGCACGGAGAGCCTGAGGTACGCTCAGCTCGGCTTCCAGGTGCGAGACAGAGACATCTTCAGTGTCACATACCCCAAATCGG gcaccaCCTGGATGCAGGAGCTGCTGACCCTCATCCACAGCAACGGAGACCCCCAGCTGGCATGGTCGGTGCCCTCCTGGGAGCGGGTGCCCTGGGTTGAGCAGACCACGGCAGCTGGGTTCCTGGAGAACCGGCCCTGTCCGCGGCTCATCTCATCCCACCTGCCCTGCGGCCTCGTTCCGACCTCCCTCCACGGCTCCAACGCCAAG gtGATCTATACTGTGAGGAACCCCAAGGACGTCTGTGTCTCTCTCTATTATTACTCTAAAATGGCCTCGTTCCTGGAGTTCCCGGAAGATTTTGGGGAATTTGTGGAGCTCTTCAGCACAGGCAAAG TGCTGTTCGGCTCCTGGTTCCAGCACGTCAAGGGCTGGCTGGGCCTTAGGGACCGGCTCAACTTCCTActcctgacctatgaggaaatgcATCAG atcagCCCCCCAGGTCCATCCACCCCAGTGTCCCGCCCTGTGACAGGACCTGCGGGGCAGCGTGGAGCGGATCTGCCAGTTCCTGGGCAAGCCGCTGGAGGCGCGGGCGCTGGACGGGGTGGTGGAGAACGCCTCCTTCCAGGCCATGAAGCAGAACAAGATGTGCAACTACAGCCTGGTGCCGGAGAACATCATGGACCAACGG GGGTCCCGGGCGACTGGAAGGGGCATTTCACGGTGGCGCAGAGCCAGGCATTTGACCGGCTCTACCAGGAGCAAATGCAGGACGTGGGCGTCCGATTCCCATGGGACGAGGCCTGA
- the LOC141976227 gene encoding sulfotransferase 2B1-like isoform X3 produces the protein MAVPGPHSVLYEGMMLPALVHSTESLRYAQLGFQVRDRDIFSVTYPKSGTTWMQELLTLIHSNGDPQLAWSVPSWERVPWVEQTTAAGFLENRPCPRLISSHLPCGLVPTSLHGSNAKVIYTVRNPKDVCVSLYYYSKMASFLEFPEDFGEFVELFSTGKVLFGSWFQHVKGWLGLRDRLNFLLLTYEEMHQDLRGSVERICQFLGKPLEARALDGVVENASFQAMKQNKMCNYSLVPENIMDQRVSPFLRKGVPGDWKGHFTVAQSQAFDRLYQEQMQDVGVRFPWDEA, from the exons atgGCCGTCCCCGGCCCGCACTCGGTGCTGTACGAGGGGATGATGCTCCCGGCCCTGGTGCACAGCACGGAGAGCCTGAGGTACGCTCAGCTCGGCTTCCAGGTGCGAGACAGAGACATCTTCAGTGTCACATACCCCAAATCGG gcaccaCCTGGATGCAGGAGCTGCTGACCCTCATCCACAGCAACGGAGACCCCCAGCTGGCATGGTCGGTGCCCTCCTGGGAGCGGGTGCCCTGGGTTGAGCAGACCACGGCAGCTGGGTTCCTGGAGAACCGGCCCTGTCCGCGGCTCATCTCATCCCACCTGCCCTGCGGCCTCGTTCCGACCTCCCTCCACGGCTCCAACGCCAAG gtGATCTATACTGTGAGGAACCCCAAGGACGTCTGTGTCTCTCTCTATTATTACTCTAAAATGGCCTCGTTCCTGGAGTTCCCGGAAGATTTTGGGGAATTTGTGGAGCTCTTCAGCACAGGCAAAG TGCTGTTCGGCTCCTGGTTCCAGCACGTCAAGGGCTGGCTGGGCCTTAGGGACCGGCTCAACTTCCTActcctgacctatgaggaaatgcATCAG GACCTGCGGGGCAGCGTGGAGCGGATCTGCCAGTTCCTGGGCAAGCCGCTGGAGGCGCGGGCGCTGGACGGGGTGGTGGAGAACGCCTCCTTCCAGGCCATGAAGCAGAACAAGATGTGCAACTACAGCCTGGTGCCGGAGAACATCATGGACCAACGGGTCAGCCCCTTCCTGAGGAAag GGGTCCCGGGCGACTGGAAGGGGCATTTCACGGTGGCGCAGAGCCAGGCATTTGACCGGCTCTACCAGGAGCAAATGCAGGACGTGGGCGTCCGATTCCCATGGGACGAGGCCTGA
- the SPHK2 gene encoding sphingosine kinase 2 isoform X2, with product MNLALGPYGEGAETLLHGEFGAYPSKGSRYALSLTQMALHIQRLVPKPETDQRTVVPLAEVVGCHTLRSRAPTDRAAYFSVYAYPLKKRKVAVGLGRGRQRAARTFQVDGTDDYEKNQAVAEKWAAAIKCLVLGIPVSSETEIAPSLLPRPRRLLLLLNPFGGRGLALQWCQTHVLPMITEADISFNLIQTERPNHARELVKGINLAEWDGIVAISGDGLLYEVLNGLMERHDWEEAIKMPVGILPSGSGNALAGAINCNAGLEQVLGLELLLNCTLLLCHAAVAPLDLVAITMASGARCFSCLSVAWGFVSDVDIESEKYRHMGAARFTLGTLVRLASMHTYRGRLSYLPATDATAHRPISRSITVAPNGRLPLQRLPLHRALSDMGLCEERHAFRGTEPAPVPCPSPGSPPPSSASVLPPPSFSFEPGPGELLAGGAGEARVGGPPDELLVPLGQPVPGSWMTVEDNFVLVLAIYQSHLGADLFTAPFARFDDGLIHLCFIKAGISRAALIRLFLAMEKGSHFEQECPHLVHVPVRAFRLEPLTRKGILTVDGERVEYGPIQGQVHQGLARLITGVNRLKIASG from the exons CAGAGACGGACCAGCGCACCGTGGTGCCCCTGGCCGAGGTGGTGGGCTGCCACACGCTGCGCAGTCGGGCGCCGACTGACCGGGCGGCATACTTCTCGGTCTATGCCTACCCGCTGAAGAAGAGGAAGGTGGCAGTGGGGTTGGGGCGCGGGCGGCAGAGGGCGGCACGGACCTTCCAGGTGGATGGGACCGACGACTACGAGAAGAATCAAGCAGTGGCGGAGAAATGGGCGGCTGCCATCAAGTGCCTGGTGCTGGGCATCCCCGTCTCCAGCGAAACAG AGATCGCTCCCAGCCTCCTGCCGCGCCCGCGccggctgcttctgctgctgaaCCCATTCGGGGGCAGGGGCTTGGCCCTCCAGTGGTGCCAGACCCACGTGCTGCCCATGATCACGGAGGCGGACATCAGCTTTAACTTGATCCAGACAG AGAGGCCTAACCACGCCCGGGAGCTGGTGAAGGGCATCAACCTGGCAGAATGGGATGGGATCGTCGCCATCTCGGGGGATGGGCTCCTATATGAG GTTCTCAACGGGCTGATGGAGCGCCATGACTGGGAGGAGGCGATCAAGATGCCGGTTGGGATTTTACCGAGTGGTTCAGGGAACGCCTTAGCCGGAGCCATCAACTGTAACGCAGG gctggagcaggtgctgggcctggagctgctgctgaacTGCACCCTGCTGCTGTGCCATGCAGCCGTGGCCCCACTGGACCTGGTGGCCATCACCATGGCCTCGGGCGCCCGCTGCTTCTCCTGCCTCAGCGTGGCCTGGGGCTTCGTCTCGGACGTGGACATCGAGAGCGAGAAGTACCGGCACATGGGTGCCGCCCGGTTCACGCTGGGCACCCTGGTGCGCCTGGCCTCCATGCACACCTACCGCGGGCGCCTCTCCTACCTGCCTGCCACCGATGCCACCGCCCACCGGCCTATCTCCCGCAGCATCACCGTGGCCCCCAACGGCCGCCTGCCCCTGCAGCGCCTGCCCCTGCATCGCGCCCTGTCCGACATGGGGTTGTGCGAGGAGCGCCACGCCTTCCGGGGGACCGAGCCAGCCCCCGTGCCCTGCCCCTCgcctggctccccgcccccctcctccgCCTCCGTCCTGCCCCCGCCCAGCTTCTCCTTCGAGCCCGGGCCAGGAGAGCTGCTGGCCGGCGGGGCAGGCGAGGCCCGGGTGGGCGGCCCCCCAGATGAGCTGCTGGTGCCGCTGGGGCAGCCGGTGCCCGGCTCCTGGATGACAGTGGAGGACAACTTTGTGCTGGTGCTGGCCATTTACCAGAGTCACCTGGGGGCTGACCTCTTCACCGCCCCCTTTGCCCGCTTCGACGACGGGCTCATCCACCTCTGCTTCATCAAAGCCGGCATCTCCCGCGCCGCCCTGATCCGCCTCTTCCTGGCCATGGAGAAGGGCAGCCACTTTGAGCAGGAGTGTCCCCACCTCGTCCATGTGCCCGTCCGGGCCTTCCGCCTGGAGCCCCTCACCCGCAAGGGCATCCTGACTGTGGACGGCGAGCGGGTGGAGTATGGCCCCATCCAGGGCCAGGTGCACCAGGGCCTCGCCAGACTCATCACCGGCGTCAATCGCCTCAAGATCGCCAGCGGCTAA